The following is a genomic window from Candidatus Omnitrophota bacterium.
GGCGATCTCCGGAGTAATTTCCTGAACCGTCAGGCCGCGCCATTGCCCTGCCTCTTCCGGAGCGGTTTTAAGCATTTCTTCCACATCATCGGGACGCTCCCCTATTTCTACCTGTAAAACGCTCGCTTTGCCGTCCCGTAATACTCCTATTTTCACCTTCGCGCCCACCTCTTCCCTGCCGACGATTTTAAGCAGTTCTCTTACACTGTCCACCCGCATACCGTCTATACTCTCTACGACATCCCCCGCCTTAATGCCTCCTTTTTCGGCAGGACTGCCCTTAAGGACATTGGCAACCAGCACTCCCTTACTCTCTTTTAAGTTGAAATGCTCGGCCAGGTCTTTATTCAGATCCTGCACCGTAACCCCCAGCCAGCCGTAAAGCACCTTCTTACCTTCTATTAACCTTCCTACGATCTGCTTTGCCGTGGCAGAAGGTATGGCAAAACCGATACCCTGATAGCCGCCCGTAACCGAGAATATCGCCACATTTATGCCGATGATCTCCCCTTTCAGGTTTACCAGCGGCCCTCCGGAATTACCCGGGTTGATCGCCGCGTCGGTCTGGATCAGGTCATTATAATCTCTGTCGCGCCTGCCTGTGCGCGGAAGCGAACGGTGCAAGGCGCTGATCACTCCCACGGTCACTGTCGGCTCCGGGCTGTGAAGGGCGTAACCGTAAGGATTGCCTATGGCTACCGCCCACTGGCCTATCCTGACCTCATCTGAATCTCCCAGTTCCGCGAAAGGCAGGTTTGAGGCGTTGATCTTTATCACCGCGAGGTCGGACCTGGGGTCTGTGCCCTTGACCTCGCCCTTAAACTCCCTGCCGTCGGAAAGGGTCACGGTTATTTTGTCCGCGTCCGCGACGACGTGTTCGTTCGTAAGCACATAACCTTCGGCGTCAATGATCACACCCGAACCCAATCCCTGCTTCTTAAATTCCCGCTC
Proteins encoded in this region:
- a CDS encoding Do family serine endopeptidase — its product is MQKRNRYFLVFGIAIGMVVGIVISTRLRLSAVSDAQTAGAGAFSTDINSMETAIEKVAAEVGPAVVSIGTEQTEKIGGRGYYFGSPFEGDDSFNKFFEDFFGQMPEREFKKQGLGSGVIIDAEGYVLTNEHVVADADKITVTLSDGREFKGEVKGTDPRSDLAVIKINASNLPFAELGDSDEVRIGQWAVAIGNPYGYALHSPEPTVTVGVISALHRSLPRTGRRDRDYNDLIQTDAAINPGNSGGPLVNLKGEIIGINVAIFSVTGGYQGIGFAIPSATAKQIVGRLIEGKKVLYGWLGVTVQDLNKDLAEHFNLKESKGVLVANVLKGSPAEKGGIKAGDVVESIDGMRVDSVRELLKIVGREEVGAKVKIGVLRDGKASVLQVEIGERPDDVEEMLKTAPEEAGQWRGLTVQEITPEIARRFRLEQDRGLVVVDVKPRSPADDSGIMPGDVIISINRQQIDTLSEYEKITARIKGNALVQTSRGYIILKGE